One genomic segment of Candidatus Woesearchaeota archaeon includes these proteins:
- a CDS encoding DUF106 domain-containing protein yields MVFETLLDPIMSSLLVLPPLLAVAIVSLVVSLIITIIYKLTTNQDLMKQLKSEMKEFQKEMKELKDHPEEMMKVQKEAMQTNMKYMMQSFKSTIFTILPIIIIFSWMNANFAYESINPHEQFEVILNFDKGAYGDITINPPQGIQVVGDSIEEVIEGKAKFALKGEEGRYTEENALEFLYSDKKAYKDVIITDGKRYAEKEKSDVTPPLKSIEIDYEKKKILPLLNWGWLGTYILFSILFSSVLRKLLKVY; encoded by the coding sequence ATGGTTTTTGAAACTCTTCTCGATCCCATAATGAGCTCCTTGCTTGTTCTTCCTCCTCTTTTGGCAGTAGCAATCGTATCGTTGGTTGTTTCTCTTATAATAACAATAATCTATAAGCTAACCACAAACCAGGATCTGATGAAGCAGCTCAAAAGCGAGATGAAAGAGTTTCAGAAAGAGATGAAAGAGCTTAAGGATCATCCTGAAGAGATGATGAAAGTCCAGAAAGAAGCCATGCAGACAAACATGAAATATATGATGCAATCATTCAAGTCAACTATATTTACAATACTTCCCATTATCATAATCTTTTCCTGGATGAATGCAAACTTCGCTTACGAATCCATAAATCCCCATGAGCAGTTTGAAGTCATACTGAATTTTGACAAGGGTGCGTATGGGGATATTACAATAAATCCCCCTCAAGGAATACAGGTTGTGGGGGACAGCATCGAAGAGGTTATTGAGGGAAAAGCCAAATTCGCACTAAAGGGAGAGGAAGGCAGATACACAGAAGAAAATGCGCTGGAGTTCCTGTACAGCGACAAGAAAGCATATAAGGATGTTATAATCACAGACGGAAAAAGATATGCAGAAAAAGAAAAAAGCGACGTCACGCCCCCGTTAAAAAGCATTGAAATAGATTATGAAAAAAAGAAGATTCTTCCTTTGCTGAATTGGGGCTGGCTCGGAACATATATTTTATTCTCTATTCTGTTCAGTTCTGTATTGAGGAA